The following are encoded in a window of Ranitomeya variabilis isolate aRanVar5 chromosome 8, aRanVar5.hap1, whole genome shotgun sequence genomic DNA:
- the LOC143788820 gene encoding uncharacterized protein LOC143788820 yields the protein MPAIWDPADEAYKDKYACDNCWTRIVRDLYPHYDSYTYSLQQQINKEVRQRWRSVRDRFQKFHTSQSKSGSSPVKGSLSLYDELSFLITSRTLRSTEGNIPAPDPVEDSTAESADDTSALGSQDSIPVVAGTSGICSSATSSADQSDVPRTQETSVVPVPITVPPPKKKLGKKKEDKTTKRVNETIDLLNKSVMISMARELA from the exons ATGCCCGCCATATGGGACCCGGCCGATGAGGCCTATAAAGACAAGTATGCATGTGACAATTGCTGGACGAGGATTGTACGTGACCTCTATCCGCATTATGACAGCTACACCTATagcctgcagcagcaaatta ATAAAGAAGTCAGACAGCGTTGGCGCTCAGTGCGAGACCGCTTCCAAAAATTTCACACCAGCCAGTCCAAAAGCGGGTCTTCCCCGGTGAAAGGGAGCTTAAGCTTGTATGATGAGCTAAGTTTCTTGATCACAAGCAGGACTTTGAGAAG cactgaAGGGAACATTCCAGCTCCTGACCCCGTAGAGGACTCAACAGCTGAGTCAGCCGATGACACATCTGCTTTGGGCTCACAAGACTCTATCCCTGTTGTCGCTGGCACTTCGGGAATATGCTCCAGTGCAACATCTTCGGCTGACCAAAGTGATGTTCCAAGAACCCAAGAAACCTCTGTCGTTCCGGTGCCAATAACagtcccaccccccaaaaaaaaattaggcaaaaaaaaagaagataaaacCACAAAAAGAGTCAATGAGACCATTGATCTTCTAAAcaaatctgtcatgatctccatggccagagaactagcataa